One part of the Microbacterium saperdae genome encodes these proteins:
- a CDS encoding SGNH/GDSL hydrolase family protein yields MTDTTSSRPPCGPAEIRIVAGELAHLPPYSDDVWTGRYVPRGVLVPFRGQIGTPAPSALDRESLVIRDGGRVLREGVDYVVDAVYGTICLPTADATPLPVSIDYRYSLLRIDSIVREASGERVLLRGVSHLTNPHPPRPAAGVVVEENLLVAAFSEGAATVYAPRSPQRPLPDVQAGILPRAARILSEGEPLRLLFLGDSITEGGDASTEESTFRAIAGCRVRDEHPWVQVSYAATGGSRSVQWLDDSDGSCDWNRVTEAAPQVTVVEFLNDAYLDPAEWEPAYDELLSRLRDAGSEVVLLTPTFALRAAMNGSEQVDDGRPYVGFLRDYAARSGIPLIDVSARWERLRDEGLPYWTLLANGINHPDDRGHRLTGEFIADALLTMLSPAVDA; encoded by the coding sequence ATGACCGACACCACCTCATCGCGTCCGCCCTGCGGGCCGGCCGAGATCCGGATCGTCGCGGGAGAGCTCGCGCACCTTCCGCCGTACTCGGATGACGTGTGGACAGGGCGCTATGTGCCGCGCGGTGTCCTCGTGCCGTTCCGGGGTCAGATCGGGACTCCGGCGCCCTCCGCGCTCGATCGGGAATCGCTCGTCATCCGCGACGGCGGGAGAGTGTTGCGTGAAGGCGTCGACTACGTCGTCGACGCGGTCTACGGCACGATCTGTCTGCCGACCGCCGATGCGACTCCGTTGCCCGTGTCGATCGACTATCGCTACTCCCTGCTGCGTATCGACAGCATCGTCCGCGAGGCATCCGGCGAACGAGTCCTGCTGCGTGGCGTCTCGCACCTCACGAACCCCCATCCGCCTCGCCCTGCCGCGGGAGTGGTCGTCGAGGAGAACCTCCTGGTCGCTGCCTTCAGCGAGGGGGCCGCGACGGTCTACGCCCCGCGCTCTCCGCAGCGACCGCTGCCCGACGTGCAGGCGGGCATCCTGCCGCGCGCGGCGCGCATTCTGAGCGAGGGAGAGCCCCTCCGACTGCTGTTCCTGGGCGACTCGATCACCGAGGGAGGGGATGCCTCGACCGAGGAGTCCACGTTCCGTGCGATCGCCGGGTGCCGGGTGCGGGACGAGCATCCGTGGGTGCAGGTCTCGTATGCGGCGACCGGGGGGTCGCGGTCGGTGCAGTGGCTGGACGACAGCGACGGCTCCTGCGACTGGAACCGGGTGACGGAGGCCGCGCCCCAGGTCACCGTCGTGGAGTTCCTGAACGATGCCTACCTCGACCCCGCGGAGTGGGAGCCCGCCTACGATGAGCTCCTGTCGCGGCTGCGCGACGCAGGCAGCGAGGTGGTGCTGCTGACACCGACCTTCGCCCTGCGTGCGGCCATGAACGGCTCGGAGCAGGTGGATGACGGGCGCCCCTATGTCGGCTTTCTCCGCGACTACGCCGCGCGCTCGGGGATTCCGCTCATCGATGTCTCCGCACGCTGGGAGAGGCTGCGCGACGAGGGACTCCCGTACTGGACTCTCCTCGCGAACGGCATCAATCATCCCGACGACCGCGGGCATCGCCTCACCGGCGAGTTCATCGCGGACGCACTGCTGACGATGCTCTCCCCGGCGGTGGACGCATGA
- the dgoD gene encoding galactonate dehydratase encodes MRIRAVESFILTDRRLLVRIGTDTDLVGWGEATLETWVGPVATVVRQMSDYLVGQDPRRITAHWQVLTRGGFYRGGPVMSSAVSGIDQALWDLAGKRLGVPVHELLGGPVRSGVRLYGHANIDGRIGDPVRAQELAAQGFTMVKVAPTTPTRFVDTEGTMRRLVEELEELRAAIGDEVDIAVDLHGRFSIPQSRRFLARTEHVGLAFVEEPLRPEHSAHIGALVRGTSTPIATGERLYSRTEFDPVLRAGIAFAQPDLSHAGGISEVVRIGALADVFDAQLAPHCPLGLVAFAACIQVDAATPNAAVQETVIDFAALLDSEEHAYVRNREDWVPVDGYLPVPQGVGLGLDIDEQLVRERAVEVAPSLELWWSDPRDGSYVEW; translated from the coding sequence GTGAGGATCCGTGCGGTCGAATCGTTCATCCTCACCGACCGCCGCCTTCTGGTGCGGATCGGCACCGACACCGATCTGGTCGGATGGGGCGAGGCCACCCTCGAGACCTGGGTCGGGCCGGTCGCCACGGTGGTGCGGCAGATGTCCGACTACCTGGTCGGTCAGGATCCGCGTCGGATCACGGCGCACTGGCAGGTGCTCACGCGGGGCGGCTTCTACCGCGGAGGACCGGTGATGTCGTCCGCCGTCTCCGGGATCGACCAGGCGCTGTGGGATCTCGCGGGCAAGCGGCTGGGTGTGCCCGTACACGAGCTGCTGGGAGGTCCGGTGCGTTCCGGCGTGCGGCTCTACGGCCACGCGAACATCGACGGGCGCATCGGCGACCCCGTGCGGGCTCAGGAGCTCGCCGCCCAGGGATTCACCATGGTCAAGGTCGCCCCGACGACGCCCACCCGCTTCGTCGACACGGAGGGGACCATGCGGCGTCTGGTGGAAGAACTGGAGGAGCTGCGGGCGGCGATCGGCGACGAGGTCGACATCGCGGTAGATCTGCACGGCAGGTTCTCGATCCCGCAGTCACGGCGCTTCCTCGCGCGCACCGAGCACGTGGGCCTGGCGTTCGTCGAGGAGCCCCTGCGACCAGAGCATTCCGCGCACATCGGAGCGCTCGTGCGCGGCACGTCGACCCCGATCGCCACCGGTGAGCGGCTGTACTCGCGCACCGAGTTCGATCCGGTGCTCCGGGCGGGCATCGCCTTCGCGCAGCCGGACCTCTCTCATGCCGGCGGGATCTCCGAGGTGGTGCGCATCGGTGCCCTCGCCGACGTGTTCGATGCGCAGCTCGCGCCGCACTGCCCACTCGGTCTCGTCGCGTTCGCGGCATGCATCCAGGTGGACGCGGCGACGCCGAACGCGGCGGTGCAGGAGACCGTGATCGACTTCGCTGCGCTTCTCGACAGCGAGGAGCATGCCTACGTCCGCAACAGGGAAGACTGGGTGCCGGTCGACGGCTATCTTCCGGTGCCCCAGGGCGTCGGTCTCGGTCTCGACATCGATGAGCAGCTCGTGCGGGAACGCGCGGTCGAGGTCGCACCGTCTCTCGAGCTGTGGTGGAGCGATCCGCGAGATGGGAGCTACGTCGAATGGTGA
- a CDS encoding aldose epimerase family protein — protein sequence MRREVVQWRGLEALRYSAGGTSVIVVPTRGAKIVSLCDRTGREWLAQGDGRSVPRDPATAFEDAEMCGWDECVPTIDRSRTTRGLIAPDHGDAWNRAWRESRPGALSTRLPSVDAGFERGISLDADGRLTLSYRVEAGRAGADILWAAHPLFLREEGDRISIDAAKPLWDVSAPTAAPAAGAPDDRVNARMPEGASAKYYTDPGERPQWARIDRRDGASLRLAWAGDAVRTLGVWLDRSGIGTEDVVALEPSTGWYDSVEVASASGRVLRLEPHAVAEWSLGISVLAPSPA from the coding sequence ATGAGGCGGGAGGTGGTGCAGTGGCGCGGCCTCGAGGCGCTCCGCTACTCCGCGGGAGGCACATCGGTGATCGTGGTGCCGACCCGCGGGGCGAAGATCGTCTCGCTGTGCGACCGCACCGGACGGGAGTGGCTGGCGCAGGGCGACGGACGCTCCGTTCCGAGGGACCCTGCGACGGCGTTCGAGGACGCGGAGATGTGCGGATGGGACGAGTGCGTTCCGACGATCGATCGGTCCCGGACGACGAGAGGCCTGATCGCCCCCGACCACGGCGATGCCTGGAATCGCGCCTGGCGGGAGAGCCGACCCGGTGCACTGTCGACCCGCCTTCCCTCCGTGGACGCGGGCTTCGAACGCGGGATCTCGCTCGATGCGGACGGCAGGCTCACCCTGTCCTACCGCGTCGAGGCGGGGCGGGCAGGGGCGGACATCCTGTGGGCGGCGCATCCGCTGTTCCTCCGGGAGGAGGGCGACCGGATCTCCATCGACGCCGCGAAGCCGCTGTGGGATGTCTCCGCACCGACAGCCGCGCCCGCCGCGGGAGCTCCGGACGACCGGGTGAACGCTCGGATGCCGGAGGGGGCATCCGCCAAGTACTACACCGACCCGGGTGAGCGCCCGCAGTGGGCCCGGATCGATCGTCGGGATGGGGCCTCGCTCCGGCTCGCGTGGGCCGGGGACGCGGTGCGGACTCTGGGCGTCTGGCTCGACCGCTCCGGAATCGGGACCGAGGACGTGGTCGCTCTCGAACCGTCGACGGGGTGGTACGACTCCGTGGAGGTGGCGTCGGCCTCTGGTCGGGTGCTCCGACTGGAGCCCCACGCAGTGGCGGAGTGGTCTCTGGGCATCAGCGTGCTCGCTCCTTCGCCGGCATGA
- a CDS encoding right-handed parallel beta-helix repeat-containing protein, which yields MNDAEQKITRRTLLIGTAVGAGGLAVIGGSASPAAAAGVTGTGPVRTGGAGNRKDFPVSARGAAPGAADSGPAIRQTIADAAAWTAASTKNSARVLFDRGVYRIGDDGTPSWYALELTETARIELLGTATELLMLDPHKGGIAITRSTGITVTGLTLDYEIPPFTQGVIRAVDPTAGTFQLELLPGFPSLTDRTLFAGAGYGTLHDATSGLFKRGVQSTFSVSYPTAAGADGRWTFTVDPAHRGRMSDIAVGDGFATGYRGDRNAIALHQSADTTLKDLVIHAGPGAAVISNNSEATVLRRTVVDVRAGSGRWVSVNADGYHHHGGRRGPTVVGNRFARLHDDGMNVYSQLRALQSLSDGGRKLHLAGGAAEVAIGDTLQIVQSSDGTVRGTARVTAVEGDPRAATPLVVTVATAVPGAVAGDHVFNRSYSGSGFVITGNVIEESRGLGVRMKASNGVITDNRMSDLTNWGIWIANDTAYGEGPIGSENLVVSGNQIRRVCLDQTLVPWPTSAAAIMLQHFTSSYTVGASRVHRNIAISDNTIEDAPRFGIYLGAGTNVSAAKTKIGVTAGNPRSDQPSAHFGLENLKNGLVLRATISDAQTPPRAAVWRGPKLENTTVLQVPGA from the coding sequence ATGAACGACGCAGAACAGAAGATCACTCGCCGCACGCTGCTCATCGGCACCGCTGTCGGCGCGGGTGGCCTCGCCGTCATCGGCGGCTCCGCATCCCCTGCGGCCGCGGCAGGCGTCACGGGTACCGGTCCCGTCCGCACCGGCGGGGCAGGCAACCGCAAGGACTTCCCGGTCTCCGCGCGCGGTGCTGCGCCCGGAGCGGCCGACAGCGGGCCGGCGATCCGACAGACGATCGCCGACGCCGCGGCCTGGACGGCCGCATCCACCAAGAACTCGGCGCGCGTGCTGTTCGACCGCGGCGTCTACCGCATCGGCGACGACGGCACACCCTCGTGGTACGCACTCGAACTCACCGAGACGGCGCGCATCGAGCTCCTCGGCACCGCGACCGAGCTGCTCATGCTCGACCCCCACAAGGGAGGGATCGCCATCACCCGTTCGACCGGGATCACGGTCACGGGCCTCACTCTCGACTACGAGATCCCGCCATTCACGCAGGGAGTCATCCGTGCGGTCGATCCGACAGCCGGCACCTTCCAGCTCGAGCTCCTGCCCGGCTTCCCCTCCCTCACCGACCGCACATTGTTCGCCGGGGCCGGATACGGCACGCTGCACGACGCCACGAGCGGACTCTTCAAGCGCGGGGTCCAGTCGACCTTCTCCGTCTCGTACCCCACGGCGGCGGGCGCCGACGGCCGCTGGACGTTCACCGTCGATCCCGCACACCGGGGGCGGATGTCCGACATCGCGGTGGGAGACGGCTTCGCCACCGGGTACCGCGGCGACCGCAATGCCATCGCCCTCCACCAGTCCGCCGACACGACGCTGAAGGACCTCGTCATCCACGCCGGTCCTGGAGCCGCCGTCATCTCGAACAACTCGGAGGCGACCGTGCTGCGCCGCACGGTTGTCGATGTGCGCGCCGGCTCCGGCCGTTGGGTCAGCGTGAACGCCGACGGGTATCACCATCACGGTGGGCGCCGCGGCCCCACGGTCGTCGGCAACCGCTTCGCCCGGCTGCACGACGACGGCATGAACGTCTACTCGCAGTTGCGCGCACTCCAGTCTCTGAGCGACGGCGGCAGGAAGCTTCATCTCGCGGGAGGCGCTGCGGAAGTCGCCATCGGCGACACCCTCCAGATCGTGCAGTCCAGCGATGGCACCGTGCGCGGCACGGCCCGCGTGACAGCTGTCGAAGGAGATCCGCGTGCCGCGACTCCGCTCGTCGTCACCGTCGCGACCGCCGTGCCGGGAGCGGTGGCGGGCGACCACGTCTTCAACCGCTCGTACTCCGGCTCGGGCTTCGTGATCACCGGCAACGTCATCGAGGAATCGCGCGGACTGGGCGTACGGATGAAGGCCAGCAACGGAGTGATCACCGACAACCGGATGAGCGACCTCACCAACTGGGGCATCTGGATCGCGAACGACACCGCGTACGGCGAAGGACCCATCGGCTCCGAGAACCTCGTCGTGAGCGGCAATCAGATCCGCCGCGTCTGCCTCGACCAGACACTCGTGCCGTGGCCGACGTCAGCGGCCGCGATCATGCTCCAGCACTTCACGTCGTCGTACACGGTGGGGGCATCGCGGGTGCACCGCAACATCGCGATCTCCGACAACACCATCGAGGATGCTCCTCGATTCGGCATCTACCTCGGCGCCGGAACCAACGTCTCGGCGGCGAAGACCAAGATCGGCGTGACAGCAGGGAACCCGCGCTCTGATCAGCCCAGCGCCCACTTCGGTCTGGAGAACCTCAAGAACGGACTCGTGCTGCGCGCCACGATCTCCGACGCCCAGACCCCTCCCCGTGCGGCGGTGTGGCGTGGACCGAAGCTCGAGAACACGACGGTGCTGCAGGTACCGGGAGCCTGA
- a CDS encoding LacI family DNA-binding transcriptional regulator codes for MGKKGVTLKDVAAVAGVSTSIVSRVLNGGGRVSPKTREAILEAAQRLEFRPNALAQYFALGRSFTVGLLTENSTGIFSMPVIAGIASELSRHDVAAMMYDDGREGAARAENIKKLRARHVDGVIVVGDGNEIPLRSVTADFDVPVVYAHGITDTDSDEVVVPDDLMAGRLAAEHLLVQGRRNIAYITAHRASDAVANRLEGADAVLQAAGVPVAESRREFGDWSGAWGYRAAERLHQADPTIDGIVCGNDLIALGAARYLVGKGIRVPEDVALVGHDNWVKYSDSEARFLTTIDPRLVDVGIAATDLLVRMINENPTDESVRRVPCELVLGYSSGAKGAPDEQQLPFV; via the coding sequence ATGGGTAAGAAGGGTGTGACCCTCAAGGATGTGGCCGCCGTGGCCGGGGTGTCGACATCGATCGTCTCCCGCGTGCTCAACGGCGGCGGTCGCGTCTCGCCGAAGACGAGAGAGGCGATCCTCGAAGCGGCACAGCGGCTCGAGTTCCGCCCGAACGCGCTGGCGCAGTACTTCGCCCTCGGGCGCAGCTTCACGGTGGGGCTTCTGACCGAGAACTCCACGGGCATCTTCTCGATGCCCGTGATCGCCGGCATCGCGAGCGAGCTCAGCCGCCACGACGTCGCGGCCATGATGTACGACGATGGTCGCGAAGGCGCGGCGCGGGCCGAGAACATCAAGAAGCTGCGCGCCCGCCACGTCGACGGCGTGATCGTGGTCGGCGACGGCAACGAGATCCCGCTGCGTTCCGTCACCGCGGACTTCGATGTGCCGGTCGTGTACGCGCACGGCATCACCGACACCGACAGCGATGAGGTCGTCGTCCCCGATGACCTCATGGCCGGTCGCCTGGCGGCCGAGCACCTGCTCGTGCAGGGCCGCAGGAACATCGCCTACATCACGGCGCACCGCGCCTCCGATGCGGTCGCCAACCGCCTGGAAGGTGCAGACGCCGTGCTGCAGGCCGCCGGCGTGCCGGTGGCCGAGAGCCGTCGCGAGTTCGGCGACTGGTCGGGGGCATGGGGCTACCGCGCGGCGGAACGTCTGCATCAGGCGGATCCGACCATCGACGGCATCGTGTGCGGCAACGACCTCATCGCGCTCGGCGCCGCCCGCTACCTGGTGGGCAAAGGCATCCGCGTTCCGGAGGACGTCGCTCTCGTCGGCCACGACAACTGGGTCAAGTACTCCGACTCCGAGGCGCGATTCCTCACCACCATCGACCCTCGACTGGTCGATGTGGGTATCGCGGCGACCGACCTGCTCGTGCGCATGATCAACGAGAATCCGACGGACGAGAGCGTGCGTCGGGTGCCATGCGAGCTCGTGCTCGGCTACTCGTCGGGTGCGAAGGGCGCGCCCGACGAGCAGCAGCTTCCCTTCGTCTAG
- a CDS encoding right-handed parallel beta-helix repeat-containing protein, giving the protein MVSGAGDAGVWRGRVPVSDDGGATLRAAIHDACGWTSVDGSRTAVIELAEGVHRIDPLADDGATGAAIVISDAARVTLSGPQAELLFTDPHREAITIRRSTDVVLDGVVLDYAAPSFTQGLITHVDSEASRFRFVPEQGYPDFSDPVLFTGSGYGTLRDPRTGGLKPDSRQTFMIEYATEPDADGGFLVTVEPSDRGWMSHIEAGDGFVVGHRGDRHGIRVQESESVTLRSVTIHAAPCAAILAHESSGTVLQDVTVARRPGSTRWISSNADAVHCQGGRRGPLITGCRFEGMHDDGVNLYVHALTLSGLAERTLVLEGDGPVREGDLLQLVDAPTGAVLAEVEVSDVVASEPRLVIVDRDLPASVEVGAAVYNRSNALPGFRIAGSRFHDFRGIGVRLKASDGAIEDCRFENLSGCGLWIANDPGWSEGPLGSRDVVVAGNTFRATPADESLRTWPHSAATVMIELFDGSDGPAVGRAHARVTLRDNDIEQRAAAAVFVGGAAEVSVEGTRIDRGGDAWLATRDSDITVIPAAGRAETDA; this is encoded by the coding sequence ATGGTGAGCGGTGCGGGCGATGCCGGCGTGTGGCGCGGGCGGGTGCCGGTCTCGGATGACGGCGGTGCGACGTTGCGCGCAGCGATCCACGACGCGTGCGGATGGACGTCTGTCGACGGCTCGCGCACCGCGGTGATCGAGCTCGCGGAGGGCGTGCATCGGATCGATCCCCTGGCCGATGACGGAGCGACCGGCGCGGCGATCGTCATCAGCGATGCCGCCCGCGTGACCCTCAGCGGCCCGCAGGCGGAGCTGCTGTTCACCGATCCGCACCGCGAGGCCATCACCATCCGGCGGTCAACGGATGTCGTGCTCGACGGCGTCGTCCTGGACTACGCGGCGCCCTCGTTCACGCAGGGGCTGATCACGCACGTGGACAGCGAGGCGTCACGCTTCCGATTCGTCCCCGAGCAGGGCTATCCGGACTTCTCGGACCCCGTGCTGTTCACGGGCTCCGGGTACGGCACCCTGCGCGATCCGCGCACGGGCGGGCTCAAGCCCGACTCGCGCCAGACCTTCATGATCGAGTACGCCACCGAGCCCGATGCGGACGGCGGTTTCCTGGTGACCGTCGAGCCCAGCGATCGCGGCTGGATGTCGCACATCGAGGCGGGGGACGGGTTCGTCGTCGGCCACCGTGGCGACCGGCACGGCATCCGGGTGCAGGAATCCGAGAGCGTGACGCTGAGATCGGTGACGATCCACGCAGCTCCCTGCGCCGCGATCCTCGCGCACGAATCGTCCGGCACCGTGCTGCAGGACGTGACGGTCGCGCGCAGGCCCGGGTCGACACGCTGGATCAGCAGCAACGCCGACGCCGTGCACTGCCAGGGCGGGCGGCGCGGCCCGCTGATCACGGGATGCCGGTTCGAGGGCATGCACGACGACGGCGTCAATCTCTACGTGCACGCGCTGACCCTCTCCGGGCTGGCCGAGCGCACGCTCGTGCTCGAGGGCGATGGCCCCGTCCGGGAGGGGGACCTCCTGCAGCTGGTGGATGCCCCCACCGGCGCCGTGCTCGCCGAGGTGGAGGTCAGCGACGTCGTCGCATCCGAGCCACGGCTCGTCATCGTCGATCGTGATCTTCCTGCGTCGGTGGAGGTCGGGGCGGCCGTGTACAACCGGTCGAACGCCCTGCCGGGCTTCCGCATCGCCGGGTCGCGCTTCCACGACTTCCGCGGCATCGGCGTGCGGCTCAAGGCCAGCGACGGCGCCATCGAGGACTGCCGTTTCGAGAACCTCTCGGGATGCGGCCTCTGGATCGCCAACGACCCCGGATGGTCGGAGGGACCGCTCGGGTCGCGCGACGTGGTGGTGGCGGGCAACACCTTCCGCGCGACGCCGGCCGACGAGTCGCTGCGCACCTGGCCGCATTCCGCCGCCACCGTCATGATCGAGCTGTTCGACGGTTCCGACGGTCCGGCCGTCGGACGTGCGCACGCACGTGTCACTCTGCGAGACAACGACATCGAGCAGCGGGCAGCCGCGGCGGTGTTCGTGGGCGGCGCCGCCGAGGTCTCGGTCGAAGGGACACGGATCGACCGGGGCGGCGACGCCTGGCTCGCCACGAGGGACAGCGACATCACGGTCATCCCGGCCGCCGGGCGAGCCGAGACCGACGCCTAG
- a CDS encoding SGNH/GDSL hydrolase family protein, which yields MSGRRDGSSLIAIGDSLTEHGTWPEMLADAAGWGVERVAYAGQTSTELAVRLGAIGMTFSVAGRAREGRIPLTPVTPSGDFRHHIDAGMADIAVPGVLGGLRGLLTHRVGGAALEGWEFASEGTPPAGHAPLDFHAEAPVFSAPAAFVIWCGRNNPGPIAARDIAAIVAELRAHHSAARSLVLGVHAASFEPEGSEGAALVDGLNATLAQAFGDHFVDLGTAFDAAAPTSDGTTAARLRSDDVHLNAAGDEVVARAVAHRLSGLGWWPSGRALPS from the coding sequence ATGAGCGGGCGTCGAGACGGTTCCTCGCTCATCGCGATCGGCGACTCGCTGACCGAGCACGGCACCTGGCCGGAGATGCTCGCCGACGCGGCGGGCTGGGGGGTCGAACGGGTCGCGTACGCGGGGCAGACGTCGACCGAGCTCGCGGTGCGCCTCGGTGCGATCGGGATGACGTTCTCTGTGGCAGGGCGGGCGCGTGAGGGGCGCATTCCGCTCACGCCCGTCACGCCGTCCGGAGACTTCCGTCATCACATCGACGCCGGGATGGCCGACATCGCGGTGCCGGGAGTGCTGGGCGGTCTGCGGGGCCTCCTCACCCACCGGGTGGGCGGAGCCGCACTCGAGGGCTGGGAGTTCGCGTCCGAGGGCACCCCTCCCGCGGGGCACGCGCCGCTCGACTTCCATGCCGAGGCGCCGGTCTTCTCCGCGCCGGCGGCGTTCGTGATCTGGTGCGGTCGCAACAATCCTGGACCGATCGCCGCCCGCGACATCGCCGCGATCGTCGCGGAGCTGCGCGCTCATCACTCCGCGGCGCGGTCCCTCGTGCTGGGAGTGCACGCGGCATCGTTCGAGCCGGAAGGCTCCGAAGGCGCCGCACTCGTCGACGGCCTGAACGCGACGCTCGCGCAGGCTTTCGGCGATCACTTCGTCGACCTGGGCACGGCGTTCGACGCGGCGGCGCCGACCTCCGACGGCACGACCGCGGCGCGCCTGCGGAGTGATGACGTGCATCTGAATGCGGCGGGGGATGAGGTCGTGGCCCGGGCGGTCGCGCATCGGCTGTCGGGCCTGGGGTGGTGGCCTTCCGGCAGGGCGCTGCCGTCATGA
- a CDS encoding carbohydrate ABC transporter permease, producing MTDTRLITVTPSRARRKAAETPERSAISDADRRRPSVKATMTTLQIAFFSFLVIAGVGPILWLAKAALSTTQDTISQPFAWFPSGIQWGNLAAAWEQIQVGRYLANTAVMAVGSTISTVVVTASLAYVISILRPRWAKFLSGAILVTLFVPGVISLVPLYLTVVDVPLVGVSLIDTYWAVWLPAAANAFTVLIVTRFFDEIPREIIEAARVDGVGPLRMFFIIVLPFSKSILGVIAVLTILNSWKDFLWPMLVLPGSELQPISVALARIAGKTDLSLQMSAMLLGLLIPIAVFLIFQRQILKGVSMSGGIKG from the coding sequence GTGACCGACACCCGCCTCATCACCGTCACGCCCTCCCGTGCACGCCGCAAGGCGGCCGAAACCCCGGAGCGGTCCGCGATCTCCGATGCCGATCGGCGTCGACCGAGCGTCAAGGCGACGATGACGACGTTGCAGATCGCGTTCTTCTCGTTCCTCGTCATCGCCGGAGTCGGCCCCATCCTGTGGCTCGCGAAGGCCGCGCTCTCCACGACACAGGACACGATCTCGCAGCCGTTCGCGTGGTTCCCCAGCGGCATCCAATGGGGCAACCTCGCCGCGGCCTGGGAGCAGATCCAGGTCGGCCGCTACCTCGCCAACACGGCAGTGATGGCTGTGGGATCGACCATCTCCACGGTCGTCGTCACGGCGTCGCTGGCCTACGTGATCAGCATCCTCCGCCCTCGGTGGGCGAAGTTCCTCTCCGGAGCGATCCTGGTGACGCTGTTCGTCCCCGGCGTGATCTCCCTCGTGCCCCTCTATCTGACCGTGGTCGACGTGCCGCTCGTGGGAGTGTCGCTGATCGACACCTACTGGGCCGTGTGGCTGCCGGCGGCCGCAAACGCCTTCACGGTGCTCATCGTCACGCGGTTCTTCGATGAGATCCCACGCGAGATCATCGAAGCCGCCCGTGTCGACGGCGTGGGCCCGCTGCGCATGTTCTTCATCATCGTGCTCCCGTTCTCGAAGTCGATCCTCGGGGTGATCGCCGTGCTGACGATCCTCAACTCGTGGAAGGACTTCCTGTGGCCGATGCTGGTGCTGCCGGGAAGCGAGCTGCAGCCGATCTCCGTGGCCCTGGCGCGCATCGCGGGCAAGACGGATCTCAGTCTGCAGATGTCGGCGATGCTGCTCGGACTGCTCATCCCGATCGCCGTGTTCCTCATCTTCCAGCGGCAGATCCTGAAAGGTGTCAGCATGTCTGGTGGGATCAAGGGATGA
- a CDS encoding NAD-dependent epimerase/dehydratase family protein — MTNTPRTVLVTGADGRIGRATVARLRADGWRVVALAPRFRSLTADDAELRVGDATDEADVAAALEGVDALVHLAAVPHWEHGTPYEVYTTNVVSTFNVLVQAAQRGIRRAVIASSIQATGVPGNHHDVLPAYYPIDESLPTVHDEWYSLSKYSDELTARMVASHWGMSIVALRFPWVDDADALRIVGDEWTRDPVQGVKLGWSYLDVRDAATAVARSLEADIDGAVVVQLAAPQTLVPFDTEELLEAYAPDVPRQCVFPGRTVPVSTDRARHLLGFVAEHEIEPVPVVEAAG; from the coding sequence ATGACGAACACTCCCCGTACCGTGCTGGTGACCGGCGCGGACGGCCGCATCGGCCGGGCCACGGTAGCGCGGCTCCGTGCGGACGGATGGCGGGTCGTCGCCCTCGCCCCGCGGTTCCGCTCGCTCACTGCGGACGACGCCGAGCTGCGGGTCGGCGACGCGACGGACGAGGCGGATGTCGCCGCGGCGCTCGAGGGCGTCGATGCGCTCGTGCACCTGGCGGCGGTCCCCCACTGGGAGCACGGCACCCCGTACGAGGTGTACACGACGAACGTCGTCTCGACCTTCAACGTCCTGGTCCAGGCGGCGCAGCGAGGCATCCGTCGGGCTGTCATCGCCAGCAGCATCCAGGCGACCGGCGTACCGGGCAACCATCACGACGTGCTTCCCGCCTATTACCCGATCGACGAGTCGCTCCCGACCGTCCACGACGAGTGGTACTCGCTGTCGAAGTACTCCGACGAGCTCACGGCGCGGATGGTCGCCAGCCACTGGGGCATGTCGATCGTCGCGCTGCGCTTCCCCTGGGTCGACGACGCGGACGCACTGCGTATCGTCGGCGATGAGTGGACGCGTGATCCTGTGCAGGGCGTGAAGCTCGGCTGGTCGTACCTCGATGTGCGCGACGCGGCGACTGCGGTCGCGCGCAGCCTGGAGGCCGATATCGACGGGGCCGTCGTCGTCCAGCTCGCTGCTCCGCAGACGCTGGTGCCGTTCGACACGGAGGAGCTGCTCGAGGCCTATGCCCCCGACGTCCCTCGGCAGTGCGTCTTCCCCGGGCGCACGGTGCCCGTCAGCACGGATCGCGCGCGGCACCTCCTCGGGTTCGTCGCCGAGCACGAGATCGAGCCCGTGCCGGTCGTCGAAGCGGCGGGCTGA